In Arachis hypogaea cultivar Tifrunner chromosome 2, arahy.Tifrunner.gnm2.J5K5, whole genome shotgun sequence, a genomic segment contains:
- the LOC112742768 gene encoding urease accessory protein D isoform X6 — protein MGNEQEDKEMEMGSIVVEKVGGRSSVVHCFSRYPVKFIIPKKVGSSRTDVVWVYALNYGGGIVSGDQILCKFSVGDCCTMVLTTQGSTKARVGSNALLAIIPDPVTCFSTARYYQKQVFNVSSNSNLVIVDWITSGRHESGEKWDFDLYRSINNIFLEDGEPLFLDTMSLEKEKIGCIHELVQDYQVIAMILLLGPKLQFVQNLVQDKVKGIMSEQLQHPSGALSHKRNEAGYFISKPSLMASCSVFGTKMEKS, from the exons ATGGGAAACGAACAGGAGGACAAAGAAATGGAAATGGGTTCAATTGTAGTTGAAAAGGTCGGCGGCAGATCATCAGTGGTACACTGCTTCTCAAGATATCCCGTCAAGTTCATTATACCCAAAAAG GTGGGTTCTTCCAGAACTGATGTTGTATGGGTTTATGCCCTCAATTATGGAGGTGGAATTGTATCG GGTGATcaaattttatgcaaattttcAGTGGGAGATTGTTGTACAATGGTGTTAACCACGCAAGGTTCCACTAAG GCAAGGGTTGGAAGCAATGCACTTTTAGCCATCATTCCAGATCCTGTAACATGTTTCTCCACTGCAAGATACTACCAGAAGCAAGTATTTAATGTGTCTTCAAACTCAAATCTGGTCATTGTTGATTGGATAACCAGTGGGCGACATGAAAGTGGAGAAAAATGGGATTTTGATCTTTATAGAAGCATCAATAATATATTCTTGGAGGATGGTGAACCATTGTTTCTCGATACG ATGTCAttagagaaagaaaaaattgGCTGCATACATGAACTTGTGCAGGACTACCAAGTGATTGCAATGATTCTACTACTGGG GCCAAAGTTGCAGTTTGTGCAGAATCTGGTGCAAGATAAGGTAAAAGGAATTATGTCTGAGCAATTGCAGCATCCTTCAGGTGCCTTGAGTCACAAAAGAAATGAGGCTGGTTATTTCATTTCCAAGCCAAGCTTGATGGCTTCTTGCAGTGTCTTTGGGACTAAg ATGGAAAAGTCATGA
- the LOC112742768 gene encoding urease accessory protein D isoform X5 encodes MGNEQEDKEMEMGSIVVEKVGGRSSVVHCFSRYPVKFIIPKKVGSSRTDVVWVYALNYGGGIVSGDQILCKFSVGDCCTMVLTTQGSTKVYKSVGSKCSKQLLEARVGSNALLAIIPDPVTCFSTARYYQKQVFNVSSNSNLVIVDWITSGRHESGEKWDFDLYRSINNIFLEDGEPLFLDTMSLEKEKIGCIHELVQDYQVIAMILLLGPKLQFVQNLVQDKVKGIMSEQLQHPSGALSHKRNEAGYFISKPSLMASCSVFGTKMEKS; translated from the exons ATGGGAAACGAACAGGAGGACAAAGAAATGGAAATGGGTTCAATTGTAGTTGAAAAGGTCGGCGGCAGATCATCAGTGGTACACTGCTTCTCAAGATATCCCGTCAAGTTCATTATACCCAAAAAG GTGGGTTCTTCCAGAACTGATGTTGTATGGGTTTATGCCCTCAATTATGGAGGTGGAATTGTATCG GGTGATcaaattttatgcaaattttcAGTGGGAGATTGTTGTACAATGGTGTTAACCACGCAAGGTTCCACTAAG GTCTACAAATCAGTGGGATCTAAGTGCTCTAAACAACTATTGGAG GCAAGGGTTGGAAGCAATGCACTTTTAGCCATCATTCCAGATCCTGTAACATGTTTCTCCACTGCAAGATACTACCAGAAGCAAGTATTTAATGTGTCTTCAAACTCAAATCTGGTCATTGTTGATTGGATAACCAGTGGGCGACATGAAAGTGGAGAAAAATGGGATTTTGATCTTTATAGAAGCATCAATAATATATTCTTGGAGGATGGTGAACCATTGTTTCTCGATACG ATGTCAttagagaaagaaaaaattgGCTGCATACATGAACTTGTGCAGGACTACCAAGTGATTGCAATGATTCTACTACTGGG GCCAAAGTTGCAGTTTGTGCAGAATCTGGTGCAAGATAAGGTAAAAGGAATTATGTCTGAGCAATTGCAGCATCCTTCAGGTGCCTTGAGTCACAAAAGAAATGAGGCTGGTTATTTCATTTCCAAGCCAAGCTTGATGGCTTCTTGCAGTGTCTTTGGGACTAAg ATGGAAAAGTCATGA
- the LOC112742768 gene encoding urease accessory protein D isoform X2: MGNEQEDKEMEMGSIVVEKVGGRSSVVHCFSRYPVKFIIPKKVGSSRTDVVWVYALNYGGGIVSGDQILCKFSVGDCCTMVLTTQGSTKARVGSNALLAIIPDPVTCFSTARYYQKQVFNVSSNSNLVIVDWITSGRHESGEKWDFDLYRSINNIFLEDGEPLFLDTMSLEKEKIGCIHELVQDYQVIAMILLLGPKLQFVQNLVQDKVKGIMSEQLQHPSGALSHKRNEAGYFISKPSLMASCSVFGTKKTSLVVRVAAMTTESVYKFLQEELAPLESLLGVPPYH; the protein is encoded by the exons ATGGGAAACGAACAGGAGGACAAAGAAATGGAAATGGGTTCAATTGTAGTTGAAAAGGTCGGCGGCAGATCATCAGTGGTACACTGCTTCTCAAGATATCCCGTCAAGTTCATTATACCCAAAAAG GTGGGTTCTTCCAGAACTGATGTTGTATGGGTTTATGCCCTCAATTATGGAGGTGGAATTGTATCG GGTGATcaaattttatgcaaattttcAGTGGGAGATTGTTGTACAATGGTGTTAACCACGCAAGGTTCCACTAAG GCAAGGGTTGGAAGCAATGCACTTTTAGCCATCATTCCAGATCCTGTAACATGTTTCTCCACTGCAAGATACTACCAGAAGCAAGTATTTAATGTGTCTTCAAACTCAAATCTGGTCATTGTTGATTGGATAACCAGTGGGCGACATGAAAGTGGAGAAAAATGGGATTTTGATCTTTATAGAAGCATCAATAATATATTCTTGGAGGATGGTGAACCATTGTTTCTCGATACG ATGTCAttagagaaagaaaaaattgGCTGCATACATGAACTTGTGCAGGACTACCAAGTGATTGCAATGATTCTACTACTGGG GCCAAAGTTGCAGTTTGTGCAGAATCTGGTGCAAGATAAGGTAAAAGGAATTATGTCTGAGCAATTGCAGCATCCTTCAGGTGCCTTGAGTCACAAAAGAAATGAGGCTGGTTATTTCATTTCCAAGCCAAGCTTGATGGCTTCTTGCAGTGTCTTTGGGACTAAg AAAACTAGTCTTGTTGTTCGAGTTGCTGCAATGACAACTGAATCGGTTTATAAGTTTCTCCAAGAGGAGTTAGCTCCCTTGGAGTCATTGCTTGGGGTGCCACCTTACCACTAA
- the LOC112742768 gene encoding urease accessory protein D isoform X1: MGNEQEDKEMEMGSIVVEKVGGRSSVVHCFSRYPVKFIIPKKVGSSRTDVVWVYALNYGGGIVSGDQILCKFSVGDCCTMVLTTQGSTKVYKSVGSKCSKQLLEARVGSNALLAIIPDPVTCFSTARYYQKQVFNVSSNSNLVIVDWITSGRHESGEKWDFDLYRSINNIFLEDGEPLFLDTMSLEKEKIGCIHELVQDYQVIAMILLLGPKLQFVQNLVQDKVKGIMSEQLQHPSGALSHKRNEAGYFISKPSLMASCSVFGTKKTSLVVRVAAMTTESVYKFLQEELAPLESLLGVPPYH; the protein is encoded by the exons ATGGGAAACGAACAGGAGGACAAAGAAATGGAAATGGGTTCAATTGTAGTTGAAAAGGTCGGCGGCAGATCATCAGTGGTACACTGCTTCTCAAGATATCCCGTCAAGTTCATTATACCCAAAAAG GTGGGTTCTTCCAGAACTGATGTTGTATGGGTTTATGCCCTCAATTATGGAGGTGGAATTGTATCG GGTGATcaaattttatgcaaattttcAGTGGGAGATTGTTGTACAATGGTGTTAACCACGCAAGGTTCCACTAAG GTCTACAAATCAGTGGGATCTAAGTGCTCTAAACAACTATTGGAG GCAAGGGTTGGAAGCAATGCACTTTTAGCCATCATTCCAGATCCTGTAACATGTTTCTCCACTGCAAGATACTACCAGAAGCAAGTATTTAATGTGTCTTCAAACTCAAATCTGGTCATTGTTGATTGGATAACCAGTGGGCGACATGAAAGTGGAGAAAAATGGGATTTTGATCTTTATAGAAGCATCAATAATATATTCTTGGAGGATGGTGAACCATTGTTTCTCGATACG ATGTCAttagagaaagaaaaaattgGCTGCATACATGAACTTGTGCAGGACTACCAAGTGATTGCAATGATTCTACTACTGGG GCCAAAGTTGCAGTTTGTGCAGAATCTGGTGCAAGATAAGGTAAAAGGAATTATGTCTGAGCAATTGCAGCATCCTTCAGGTGCCTTGAGTCACAAAAGAAATGAGGCTGGTTATTTCATTTCCAAGCCAAGCTTGATGGCTTCTTGCAGTGTCTTTGGGACTAAg AAAACTAGTCTTGTTGTTCGAGTTGCTGCAATGACAACTGAATCGGTTTATAAGTTTCTCCAAGAGGAGTTAGCTCCCTTGGAGTCATTGCTTGGGGTGCCACCTTACCACTAA
- the LOC112742768 gene encoding urease accessory protein D isoform X7, which yields MGLCPQLWRWNCIVGDCCTMVLTTQGSTKVYKSVGSKCSKQLLEARVGSNALLAIIPDPVTCFSTARYYQKQVFNVSSNSNLVIVDWITSGRHESGEKWDFDLYRSINNIFLEDGEPLFLDTMSLEKEKIGCIHELVQDYQVIAMILLLGPKLQFVQNLVQDKVKGIMSEQLQHPSGALSHKRNEAGYFISKPSLMASCSVFGTKKTSLVVRVAAMTTESVYKFLQEELAPLESLLGVPPYH from the exons ATGGGTTTATGCCCTCAATTATGGAGGTGGAATTGTATCG TGGGAGATTGTTGTACAATGGTGTTAACCACGCAAGGTTCCACTAAG GTCTACAAATCAGTGGGATCTAAGTGCTCTAAACAACTATTGGAG GCAAGGGTTGGAAGCAATGCACTTTTAGCCATCATTCCAGATCCTGTAACATGTTTCTCCACTGCAAGATACTACCAGAAGCAAGTATTTAATGTGTCTTCAAACTCAAATCTGGTCATTGTTGATTGGATAACCAGTGGGCGACATGAAAGTGGAGAAAAATGGGATTTTGATCTTTATAGAAGCATCAATAATATATTCTTGGAGGATGGTGAACCATTGTTTCTCGATACG ATGTCAttagagaaagaaaaaattgGCTGCATACATGAACTTGTGCAGGACTACCAAGTGATTGCAATGATTCTACTACTGGG GCCAAAGTTGCAGTTTGTGCAGAATCTGGTGCAAGATAAGGTAAAAGGAATTATGTCTGAGCAATTGCAGCATCCTTCAGGTGCCTTGAGTCACAAAAGAAATGAGGCTGGTTATTTCATTTCCAAGCCAAGCTTGATGGCTTCTTGCAGTGTCTTTGGGACTAAg AAAACTAGTCTTGTTGTTCGAGTTGCTGCAATGACAACTGAATCGGTTTATAAGTTTCTCCAAGAGGAGTTAGCTCCCTTGGAGTCATTGCTTGGGGTGCCACCTTACCACTAA
- the LOC112742768 gene encoding urease accessory protein D isoform X4, with product MGNEQEDKEMEMGSIVVEKVGGRSSVVHCFSRYPVKFIIPKKVGSSRTDVVWVYALNYGGGIVSGDQILCKFSVGDCCTMVLTTQGSTKVYKSVGSKCSKQLLEARVGSNALLAIIPDPVTCFSTARYYQKQVFNVSSNSNLVIVDWITSGRHESGEKWDFDLYRSINNIFLEDGEPLFLDTMSLEKEKIGCIHELVQDYQVIAMILLLGPKLQFVQNLVQDKVKGIMSEQLQHPSGALSHKRNEAGYFISKPSLMASCSVFGTKTLMSCPKA from the exons ATGGGAAACGAACAGGAGGACAAAGAAATGGAAATGGGTTCAATTGTAGTTGAAAAGGTCGGCGGCAGATCATCAGTGGTACACTGCTTCTCAAGATATCCCGTCAAGTTCATTATACCCAAAAAG GTGGGTTCTTCCAGAACTGATGTTGTATGGGTTTATGCCCTCAATTATGGAGGTGGAATTGTATCG GGTGATcaaattttatgcaaattttcAGTGGGAGATTGTTGTACAATGGTGTTAACCACGCAAGGTTCCACTAAG GTCTACAAATCAGTGGGATCTAAGTGCTCTAAACAACTATTGGAG GCAAGGGTTGGAAGCAATGCACTTTTAGCCATCATTCCAGATCCTGTAACATGTTTCTCCACTGCAAGATACTACCAGAAGCAAGTATTTAATGTGTCTTCAAACTCAAATCTGGTCATTGTTGATTGGATAACCAGTGGGCGACATGAAAGTGGAGAAAAATGGGATTTTGATCTTTATAGAAGCATCAATAATATATTCTTGGAGGATGGTGAACCATTGTTTCTCGATACG ATGTCAttagagaaagaaaaaattgGCTGCATACATGAACTTGTGCAGGACTACCAAGTGATTGCAATGATTCTACTACTGGG GCCAAAGTTGCAGTTTGTGCAGAATCTGGTGCAAGATAAGGTAAAAGGAATTATGTCTGAGCAATTGCAGCATCCTTCAGGTGCCTTGAGTCACAAAAGAAATGAGGCTGGTTATTTCATTTCCAAGCCAAGCTTGATGGCTTCTTGCAGTGTCTTTGGGACTAAg ACGTTGATGTCTTGCCCAAAAGCTTGA
- the LOC112742768 gene encoding urease accessory protein D isoform X3 gives MGNEQEDKEMEMGSIVVEKVGGRSSVVHCFSRYPVKFIIPKKVGSSRTDVVWVYALNYGGGIVSGDQILCKFSVGDCCTMVLTTQGSTKVYKSVGSKCSKQLLEARVGSNALLAIIPDPVTCFSTARYYQKQVFNVSSNSNLVIVDWITSGRHESGEKWDFDLYRSINNIFLEDGEPLFLDTMSLEKEKIGCIHELVQDYQVIAMILLLGPKLQFVQNLVQDKVKGIMSEQLQHPSGALSHKRNEAGYFISKPSLMASCSVFGTKGMCRTNLGIFGLKAFTNR, from the exons ATGGGAAACGAACAGGAGGACAAAGAAATGGAAATGGGTTCAATTGTAGTTGAAAAGGTCGGCGGCAGATCATCAGTGGTACACTGCTTCTCAAGATATCCCGTCAAGTTCATTATACCCAAAAAG GTGGGTTCTTCCAGAACTGATGTTGTATGGGTTTATGCCCTCAATTATGGAGGTGGAATTGTATCG GGTGATcaaattttatgcaaattttcAGTGGGAGATTGTTGTACAATGGTGTTAACCACGCAAGGTTCCACTAAG GTCTACAAATCAGTGGGATCTAAGTGCTCTAAACAACTATTGGAG GCAAGGGTTGGAAGCAATGCACTTTTAGCCATCATTCCAGATCCTGTAACATGTTTCTCCACTGCAAGATACTACCAGAAGCAAGTATTTAATGTGTCTTCAAACTCAAATCTGGTCATTGTTGATTGGATAACCAGTGGGCGACATGAAAGTGGAGAAAAATGGGATTTTGATCTTTATAGAAGCATCAATAATATATTCTTGGAGGATGGTGAACCATTGTTTCTCGATACG ATGTCAttagagaaagaaaaaattgGCTGCATACATGAACTTGTGCAGGACTACCAAGTGATTGCAATGATTCTACTACTGGG GCCAAAGTTGCAGTTTGTGCAGAATCTGGTGCAAGATAAGGTAAAAGGAATTATGTCTGAGCAATTGCAGCATCCTTCAGGTGCCTTGAGTCACAAAAGAAATGAGGCTGGTTATTTCATTTCCAAGCCAAGCTTGATGGCTTCTTGCAGTGTCTTTGGGACTAAg GGTATGTGTAGAACCAATTTGGGCATATTTGGCTTGAAAGCTTTTACAAATCGATAG